Proteins co-encoded in one Malus sylvestris chromosome 7, drMalSylv7.2, whole genome shotgun sequence genomic window:
- the LOC126629709 gene encoding protein-tyrosine-phosphatase MKP1-like gives MVSKEDASATSRPPAQLSSSRKMFWRSASWSASRTNPETEERDIADPNVIVGNSVQNHRRFPVPLTPRSQQNSKAKSGLPPLQLPIARRSLDEWPKAGSDDIGEWPQPPTPSGRSGGERLKLDLSTIQRNPEKNCGLVRRDKIAFFDKECSKVAEHIYVGGDAVARDRDILKQNGITHVLNCVGFVCPEYFKADFVYRTLWLQDSPTEDITSILYDVFDYFEDVREQGGRVLVHCCQGVSRSTSLVIAYLMWREGQSFDDAFQYVKAARGIADPNMGFACQLLQCQKRVHAFPLSPSSLLRVYRIAPHSPYDPLHLVPKMLNDPSPSALDSRGAFIVHIPSAIYVWIGKNCEAIMEKDARGAVCQIVRYERVQGPITIIKEGEEPAYFWDAFSNILPLMDRSGNEGEAGESIVKIRPGERKSDIYNIDFEIFQKAISGGIVPPFASSENEHETHLPARESSWSALRRKFASGNMKDFVSAPRISLSRVYSDSMMLVHSANNSSSPLSASSSSSASSSSSPPYLSPDSISSESSTNSKYFSESSTDSPSAASCSLPVFSTSSDDSHISLLSAKSSDQPMSNTLENVVSSCSSQPYSRSTSLPSKKISSSLAERRGSLSLKLPVMSDEMRLMSTTSKFLPSKEDGVRINDSTCSVGHVDNIDNAVESKDDVQNEGGDSTHQCNKSPHWGDSIGLCQMEASFIKHSTEAWKPLGEGTKFSASKKIVESCPAQCNFMQPFVCHWPSLEKITAFGVRELDSKAAYTIFSPNTGFGKSEDRVLYLWVGKFFDNDKFSIQLDSGRERTDVEKTDWDQVGFHVLIQMGLPKDTIIKIVKENEEPVEFLELLSRL, from the exons ATGGTGAGTAAGGAGGATGCCTCCGCTACTTCACGGCCACCGGCCCAGCTTTCGAGCTCTCGGAAGATGTTCTGGCGCTCAGCGTCGTGGTCTGCTTCACGGACCAACCCTGAGACTGAGGAAAGAGACATAGCAGATCCAAATGTCATTGTAGGAAACAGTGTCCAAAACCATCGTAGGTTTCCTGTACCTTTAACCCCTCGGTCCCAGCAGAATAGCAAGGCTAAGTCTGGTTTGCCCCCCTTGCAATTGCCCATTGCTCGGCGTAGCTTAGATGAGTGGCCCAAGGCGGGTTCAGACGACATTGGTGAGTGGCCACAACCTCCTACCCCGAGTGGCAGAAGTGGTGGGGAGAGGTTGAAGCTTGATTTGTCAACGATTCAGCGAAACCCGGAAAAGAATTGTGGGCTTGTGAGGAGGGATAAGATTGCTTTCTTTGATAAAGAGTGTTCCAAAGTGGCTGAACACATTTATGTTGGCGGAGATGCTGTTGCAAGGGACAGGGACATACTTAAGCAGAATGGGATCACACATGTTCTGAATTGTGTGGGTTTTGTTTGTCCCGAGTATTTCAAGGCGGATTTTGTGTATAGAACTCTATGGTTGCAAGATAGTCCGACTGAAGATATTACAAGTATTCTATATGATGTTTTTGATTACTTTGAAGATGTGAGGGAACAAGGTGGAAGAGTTTTGGTTCATTGTTGTCAAGGTGTGTCTCGGTCCACATCATTGGTGATTGCGTATCTTATGTGGAGGGAAGGACAGAGTTTTGATGATGCATTTCAATATGTGAAGGCAGCAAGAGGTATTGCTGATCCAAATATGGGTTTTGCTTGTCAGTTATTGCAGTGCCAAAAGAGGGTACATGCTTTCCCTCTTAGCCCGAGTTCATTATTGCGGGTGTACAGAATTGCCCCCCATTCACCATATGATCCCTTGCATCTTGTTCCAAAAATGTTGAATGATCCTTCGCCATCTGCCCTGGATTCTAGAGGTGCATTTATTGTTCATATACCTTCTGCCATATATGTTTGGATTGGTAAGAATTGTGAGGCCATCATGGAAAAGGATGCAAGAGGGGCAGTTTGTCAGATCGTTCGGTATGAGAGAGTGCAAGGTCCAATAACAATAATCAAGGAAGGGGAAGAACCAGCTTATTTTTGGGATGCTTTTTCAAACATTTTACCTTTGATGGATAGGTCTGGCAATGAAGGGGAGGCTGGGGAGTCAATAGTTAAGATTCGCCCGGGTGAAAGGAAATCGGACATATATAAtattgattttgaaattttcCAGAAAGCTATTAGTGGTGGTATTGTACCTCCATTTGCATCCTCAGAGAACGAACACGAAACCCATCTTCCTGCTAGAGAGAGCAGCTGGAGTGCCCTCAGGCGTAAGTTTGCCTCTGGCAATATGAAGGACTTTGTGTCAGCACCAAGGATATCCCTCTCCAGGGTCTATTCAGATTCTATGATGTTAGTTCATTCAGCTAACAATTCATCATCACCTTTATCAGCGTCCTCTTCGTCTTCAgcatcctcttcttcttcacctcCATATCTTTCACCAGATTCCATCTCTTCTGAATCAAGCACTAATTCAAAGTACTTTTCAGAATCCTCTACAGATTCACCATCTGCAGCTTCATGCTCTCTTCCAGTATTTTCAACATCGTCAGATGATTCTCACATTTCTCTCCTCTCAGCTAAATCATCAGATCAGCCCATGTCTAACACTCTAGAAAATGTTGTTTCCAGTTGTAGTTCACAGCCCTATTCTAGATCAACCTCATTACcatctaaaaaaatttcttcGTCACTTGCAGAGCGCAGAGGTAGTTTGTCTCTTAAATTACCTGTAATGAGTGATGAGATGAGGCTGATGAGTACGACATCAAAATTTCTTCCCAGTAAAGAAGATGGTGTTAGGATAAATGACAGTACTTGTTCTGTAGGCCATGTAGATAATATTGACAATGCTGTAGAGTCGAAGGATGATGTTCAAAATGAAGGGGGAGATTCAACACATCAATGCAACAAATCACCACATTGGGGTGATAGTATTGGCTTATGCCAGATGGAGGCTTCTTTTATTAAACATTCCACTGAGGCTTGGAAACCTTTGGGTGAAGGTACAAAATTCTCTGCCTCAAAGAAGATTGTGGAAAGTTGTCCAGCACAATGCAATTTTATGCAACCTTTTGTGTGCCACTGGCCCAGTTTAGAGAAGATAACAGCATTTGGTGTGAGAGAATTAGATTCTAAAGCTGCTTACACTATTTTCTCACCAAACACAGGCTTTGGAAAAAGTGAAGACAGGGTTTTGTACCTCTGGGTGGGGAAATTTTTCGACAATGATAAGTTTTCCATTCAATTAGATAGTGGCAGAGAGAGAACTGATGTAGAAAAGACTGACTGGGATCAAGTTGGTTTTCATGTTCTTATCCAAATGGGTCTGCCAAAGGATACAATCATTAAG ATTgttaaagaaaatgaagaaccAGTGGAGTTTCTTGAATTATTGAGCCGGTTGTAG
- the LOC126627959 gene encoding uncharacterized protein LOC126627959 yields the protein MANSESTVSLKLLVDLKRHKVLFAEAGKDFVDFLFTLLSLPVGTVIRLLAKHGMVGSLGKLYESVETLSDTYMQPNLDKDTLLKPKPAIGGTDVLHLLAGDEATRKVYMCRNYHRYVADDSRAICPLCNSAMSTEVPHVAPHVASGSSSGEGGGYVKGLVTYMIMDNLEVKPMSTISGITVLNKFNVKEVGALEEKVVHLGMQEGISLLKASLQSNYVLTSVFLGKKVA from the exons ATGGCTAACTCCGAGTCGACTGTTAGTTTGAAACTCCTAGTTGATTTAAAGCGTCACAAAGTTTTGTTTGCCGAAGCAGGCAAAGACTTTGTGgattttcttttcactcttcTATCGTTGCCTGTAGGGACTGTGATTAGGCTCCTCGCCAAGCATGGCATGGTTGGTAGCTTAGGGAAACTCTACGAGAGTGTTGAGACTCTGAGTGACACATACATGCAACCCAACCTTGACAAGGACACTCTGCTGAAACCCAAGCCAGCGATTGGAGGTACCGATGTCCTTCACTTGTTGGCCGGCGATGAAGCAACTAGAAAGGTCTACATGTGTCGCAACTACCACCGCTATGTAGCTGATGATTCTCGAGCCATTTGTCCCTTGTGCAACTCCGCTATGTCAACAGAAGTGCCTCATGTAGCACCGCATGTTGCTTCTGGAAGTTCCTCCGGCGAGGGTGGTGGTTATGTGAAAGGTCTTGTCACATACATGATAATGGATAACTTGGAAGTGAAGCCCATGTCTACCATTTCAGGCATTACAGTGCTGAACAAGTTCAATGTTAAGGAGGTTGGGGCCCTTGAAGAGAAGGTGGTTCATCTTGGCATGCAAGAG GGTATAAGTCTGCTGAAGGCATCTCTCCAGTCAAACTATGTTCTCACCAGTGTTTTTCTGGGTAAGAAAGTGGCGTGA
- the LOC126627745 gene encoding uncharacterized protein LOC126627745 produces MMNLRVHVRSFLLRFLYEYTTMFPPRVHHHVSSKYPPKGTSFGLKARQTTQVGDLMKLSSKQFISTIWDSLNVPFTNGEDSKILIRLGGNMVVLGCSLDIYASAITRPYLSEAWEVREKRKIEKPLMNWRFPALENEIDMKDNLKWWAYTVASTVR; encoded by the exons ATGATGAATTTACGAGTACATGTGCGCTCGTTTCTGCTTCGTTTTCTTTACGAGTACACCACCATGTTTCCTCCACGAGTACACCACCATGTTTCCTCCAAATATCCGCCGAAAGGCACTAGTTTCGGCTTAAAG GCAAGGCAAACCACACAAGTTGGTGATTTAATGAAGCTGTCGTCAAAACAGTTTATTTCCACAATTTGGGATTCCCTAAATGTGCCGTTTACAAATGGGGAAGATAGCAAAATTCTGATTAGACTTGGAGGAAACATGGTGGTTTTAGGTTGCAG TTTGGACATTTATGCTTCTGCAATTACAAGGCCGTACCTTTCTGAAGCTTGGGAGGTTAGGGAGAAGAGGAAGATAGAGAAGCCATTGATGAATTGGAGGTTTCCTGCATTGGAGAATGAAATTGACATGAAAGACAATCTTAAATGGTGGGCTTATACTGTTGCTTCTACAGTTAGATGA